A window of Pyrinomonadaceae bacterium genomic DNA:
TCATCCGACTGAATCGGACATCAACTTCGATTTGTGCTTCGGCCGCCACCACGTTGCTACGAGTGCCGCCACTCACGACCCCGACGTTGAAAGTCGTGCCGTTCGCTGAGTCTTTCATGGAGTGGAACCGTTCAGTTTGACGAGCAAGTTCGAGAATTGCACTGGCGCCTGCTTCGGGATTCAAACCAGCGTGCGCAGCAATTCCCTGGGCTGCGACGGTCCACATCGCCACACCCTTGCGCGCGGTCTTCACCTCTCCTCCCGGGGCCGGGGGCTCAAGCACCAGAGCTTGCTTCGTGCGCCGCGCTTCTTCCTCCACCAGCCGGCGCCCGGTGTTGCTTCCGCTTTCTTCATCGCACGTCAGGAGCAAAGACACCGGGTGGCGCGGTGAGATGTCGAGGGCACTCAAAGCGCGAAGCGACTCCAGGGCCAGCACACAGGAGGCCTTCATGTCGAAGATACCAGGACCATAAAGGCGTCCATCTTCCGCGCGCACACCTTGCGTGCGCAAGGTGCCGCGAGGATGAACCGTATCGGTGTGACCCAGCAGCAACGTTCGGGGAGTATCGCCGGCATGGTGATCGAACGCAGTCAGCTTTAAATGTTCGCCATAGCCACGCACAGGTATTCTCTCGACTGTTGTGATGGCCGGAATCTCTGCAGCAGTACTGACAAGCAGATCGACGACAGCACGACTGCCCTCGAAGTCGCCGGATGGCGATTCAGTCTCAACCAGCCGACAAATCGATTCAAGAATCTCATCTTGCCGGCTCGACAAAAACGTATGGAGCGCCAGGATCCCGGTAGAATCAGGAGGGTTCATGATCTGCTGGCTCAAGTGTATTCGTCGCTACGATCTTTCAATGGCTTCAGCCGAACTAATAAATTGTTCTACCGCGGCTGAGAAGGTACACCCCAACGGAACAATCATTTCTTGACGAAACATGAAAGTCCTCAACGAGGTACCCCGCAGACATCGCCTCGCTAAAGGCTCGGCGAGTTTCTTCGCGCCACTCTGAGGCGAGTTGTGGGCTTTCAATCTGCAATGAGTTGATCTCTGAAGGGATTTCGATTGAAAGAAATTTTTGCTCAGAGTCTTTCGCTGACGCTGCCCTCTCAGGCGCGTTGTTTGGTCCGAATCGGACCAGAGGAGATATGCTTCGCAGCTCAGGCGTTAATATTCTGCTTCGGCCACTTTCCTGCAGTCGGTCCAGGACTCGTCGGCTATCGAGCCGCCACGTGACCCAGAGTCGATCGGTGCCCATGCCAATCTGAAGTAAAAATCCAGATGTGCTTTCACCATAAAAGTTAATTTTGTACGTGTCGGACAACACTCCGAGTTTTGTGAAATTAAAGTGCGCGTTCAAACTCTGAAGCGGGTCAAACGTCCACGTCATGGTATCAATGCCTTGTGCGAGCGCGCGGTCTCGCTGAGCAAGCTTAAGTCGGTAGCCGAGGTTCAAATTGCGATGCGATGGCGTGACCGCCAGCATGTGCGAATGATGGACCAGACGTTCTTTCTCACGGCCCACGAAACTGTACGCAAAGCCCACCAACGCCGGCCCGTCAAACGCGCTTAAAAGAATTGCGCCCACTTCCCGAGTCGCAGCCAGGATGTTAAGCGGGACAACATCGCGATCGTCGGATTGCCAGACCTCCTTCTGAAGATTCTCAACCTCTCGCATTTCTGAGCGGAGTGTTATCTCCCGGATAGTAATTGGCTGTTTTGCTATGGCGCTGGACACAATGACTATTAAGCCAGATCCCCATTGGAACCTTTCGGCTCCCGATACCAACGGGAGCCCGACGCGTACTCTCTGTCGGTCGGTCTTAATCGCGTGAGCGCACGCTTGGGATCGATATGAGAGCAGGCTACGTGGATCGCGTTAATCGCCGCTGTCGGGGCGACATACGAATTAAGGAAGGACGGGCTGACAACGGAAGTCACGAGATGAGTATCGCAGTAGCGCGCCAACGGTGACGTATCGCTGTCAGTGATTCCAAAAGTCGGGACCCCCTGTTTTTTGGCCCGCAGTACGGAATCGACCGTATCCTTCAGGCATTGCCCGAAGCTGATCGCCACGAGTGCATCCTTCGGCGTCAGGACTTTCACCTTGTATTGCAGCGTTCCGGTGCTGCCCGTCGGCGCCTCCGCGTCAAATCCCAGCGCTGACAATCCGTAGGCGAGATAAAAAGCCAGCGAAGCGGCGAAGTCCAATCCGACCACGAGGACGCGGCGCGACCGTTTGATTAGCTTAGCTACTTCTATGAGGCGCTCTCTATCCAAATCCGATTTCAAAGTATTTATGTTATCGAGCGCTTTCTCCAAAGCATGATCGATATGATCGGCGACGCTGGCTTTCTCGCGGGTCGCCGCTTTTAGAACAGCGTACGGCGTGATTCGCGTGACGAAGTGCTGTCGCAGGTCGGCGGAAAAATCAGAATAACTCTGATAACCCAACACCTGGGTCGCACGGAGAATAGTGGTGGCGTCGACGCGATAGCGTTTAGCTAATTCACGAGATG
This region includes:
- a CDS encoding MurR/RpiR family transcriptional regulator, with amino-acid sequence MNRSNSHRKKRRSTTDHDLNSDGRISVLATRFAQAQSVLNPRRRELIRAILDSAEETCFLSSRELAKRYRVDATTILRATQVLGYQSYSDFSADLRQHFVTRITPYAVLKAATREKASVADHIDHALEKALDNINTLKSDLDRERLIEVAKLIKRSRRVLVVGLDFAASLAFYLAYGLSALGFDAEAPTGSTGTLQYKVKVLTPKDALVAISFGQCLKDTVDSVLRAKKQGVPTFGITDSDTSPLARYCDTHLVTSVVSPSFLNSYVAPTAAINAIHVACSHIDPKRALTRLRPTDREYASGSRWYREPKGSNGDLA
- a CDS encoding M20 family metallopeptidase, which codes for MNPPDSTGILALHTFLSSRQDEILESICRLVETESPSGDFEGSRAVVDLLVSTAAEIPAITTVERIPVRGYGEHLKLTAFDHHAGDTPRTLLLGHTDTVHPRGTLRTQGVRAEDGRLYGPGIFDMKASCVLALESLRALSALDISPRHPVSLLLTCDEESGSNTGRRLVEEEARRTKQALVLEPPAPGGEVKTARKGVAMWTVAAQGIAAHAGLNPEAGASAILELARQTERFHSMKDSANGTTFNVGVVSGGTRSNVVAAEAQIEVDVRFSRMKEAHRISELMRNLEPFDKRIRLTVAGGLNRGPLERTEGVVRLYQHARAVAGCLGFELRERSVGGASDGNFVAALGVPVLDGLGPDGDGAHAAHEHVLISDIVRRGAMLAGLIASLE
- a CDS encoding GNAT family N-acetyltransferase; the protein is MREVENLQKEVWQSDDRDVVPLNILAATREVGAILLSAFDGPALVGFAYSFVGREKERLVHHSHMLAVTPSHRNLNLGYRLKLAQRDRALAQGIDTMTWTFDPLQSLNAHFNFTKLGVLSDTYKINFYGESTSGFLLQIGMGTDRLWVTWRLDSRRVLDRLQESGRSRILTPELRSISPLVRFGPNNAPERAASAKDSEQKFLSIEIPSEINSLQIESPQLASEWREETRRAFSEAMSAGYLVEDFHVSSRNDCSVGVYLLSRGRTIY